In Solanum stenotomum isolate F172 chromosome 6, ASM1918654v1, whole genome shotgun sequence, one DNA window encodes the following:
- the LOC125867202 gene encoding F-box protein At5g07610-like has protein sequence MSYSAEKLEGSDDLLTNILLLLPAMPLFRFKLVSKRWMSLVSDPCFSFLWKPESFPTALILHSPFLDYPCYCIPDKTKSKASIRFFDFIIKDNPIDNVVILNCCGGLLLCRKRFFDYIVCNPTTKEFHTLSNPNVESVNMSLAFDHSISPH, from the coding sequence ATGTCTTATAGTGCTGAAAAACTTGAAGGTAGTGATGATCTTTTAACCAACATTTTACTACTCCTTCCTGCAATGCCTCTTTTCAGGTTCAAACTTGTTTCGAAACGTTGGATGTCTCTCGTCTCCGATCCCTGTTTTTCTTTCCTCTGGAAGCCTGAATCTTTTCCAACTGCACTCATTCTGCACTCGCCTTTTCTCGATTATCCTTGTTATTGCATTCCTGATAAAACAAAATCTAAAGCTTCTATTAGATTCTTTGATTTTATAATCAAAGACAATCCCATTGACAATgttgtaattttgaattgtTGTGGTGGTTTACTTCTTTGTCGTAAGAGGTTCTTTGATTACATTGTGTGTAATCCAACTACAAAGGAATTCCATACTCTTTCAAATCCAAATGTGGAGTCAGTAAACATGAGTTTGGCTTTTGATCATTCGATTTCGCCTCATTAA